A genomic segment from Terriglobia bacterium encodes:
- a CDS encoding penicillin acylase family protein, with translation MATTTVAAPVARRSLLGLTFKVLLWIVLLAIIAATLAFFWFYSTARRSLAQLDGTIQLAGLQAPVSVIRDAHGVPHLTAANLPDLFFAQGYVTAQDRLWQMDLTRRAVGGEMAEIFPASSGPAQPAPRPGVAARPRQTWVDYDKQQRIMRLRTVAERVAAQLTTRDRVFFEAYAKGVNAYIAQHQDNLPMEFHLLGYKPRAWSPADSLLIGIGMSQLLNPQYTTEYWREKIGAKLSPELMADLYPPSSKRDHPPASEAGSVANTSASPVQIEKKKSDKEKAPAQHSRSSSPASLADRAIALGDRATAPGFQEGFQEEAECEACVPGSNNWVVSGAHTVSGKPLLSNDMHLPHRVPGVWYELQLHSGDFNMEGFSLPGLPFISVGHNQRIAWGFTNLNPDVQDLFIENFNAAGEYQTPTGWQKPEIDHQIIHVKGQPDVGFDVVVTRHGPIITSLLRGETRQIALGWLIYDSQAINVPLFDLDSAQNWEQFRKALSVFATPSQNVVYADVDGNIGYQPMGFVPLRAAGDGTVPVNGADGKHDWIGYLPFDKLPNLYNPPSGIIATANSKITPEGYPFQLATQWFPPYRAEHIYQLLKSGKKFSPADMLAIQTDVTSDYDRFFAEKFTYAIAHSSKATERARQAAKEMDGWDGRMLADYAAPTIEVRARRALWEMLLEPKLGNDAENYEWSQSAVALENIVREQPARWLPPGYANFDDLLTAAVEKALKDAPADLHSWKYGDVYPVVISHPVFSGLPILHGHAGIAGPGMKPQSGGGYTIKQVGRGFGPSERMTVDFSNLDASTFNIVLGESGQPFSPHNMDHWDAWYNNKTFTLAFTDAAVQSAKEHELRLEPGR, from the coding sequence ATGGCCACAACCACTGTTGCTGCACCCGTTGCCCGCCGAAGCCTTCTGGGACTGACTTTCAAGGTCCTACTTTGGATCGTTTTGCTGGCGATCATCGCCGCCACACTGGCCTTTTTCTGGTTTTACAGCACGGCGCGGCGTTCTCTGGCGCAACTTGACGGCACCATCCAGTTGGCGGGATTGCAGGCGCCGGTCTCCGTGATTCGCGACGCGCACGGTGTCCCGCACCTGACGGCGGCGAACCTTCCCGACCTGTTCTTCGCGCAAGGCTACGTGACGGCGCAAGACCGCCTGTGGCAGATGGACCTGACGCGCCGGGCGGTAGGCGGCGAGATGGCCGAGATCTTCCCTGCCAGCAGCGGCCCCGCGCAGCCTGCGCCGCGGCCAGGCGTTGCCGCGCGCCCGCGCCAGACCTGGGTGGATTACGACAAGCAGCAGCGCATCATGCGTCTGCGCACGGTGGCCGAGCGCGTTGCCGCTCAGCTTACGACCCGCGACCGCGTGTTCTTTGAGGCGTATGCAAAAGGCGTGAACGCCTACATCGCCCAGCACCAGGACAATTTGCCCATGGAGTTCCACCTGCTGGGCTACAAGCCGCGCGCGTGGTCGCCGGCGGACTCGCTGCTGATCGGGATCGGCATGAGCCAACTGCTCAACCCGCAATACACGACCGAGTACTGGCGGGAGAAGATCGGCGCGAAGCTTTCGCCGGAGCTGATGGCTGACCTCTATCCACCGAGTTCCAAGCGCGACCATCCGCCAGCCAGCGAAGCGGGCAGCGTCGCAAACACTTCGGCAAGTCCAGTCCAGATTGAAAAGAAAAAGAGTGACAAAGAAAAGGCGCCCGCACAACATAGCCGTTCGTCTTCGCCTGCTTCGCTCGCAGATCGCGCAATCGCGCTTGGGGACCGCGCAACTGCTCCCGGCTTCCAAGAAGGGTTTCAAGAAGAGGCCGAATGCGAAGCCTGCGTGCCGGGATCGAACAACTGGGTGGTTTCCGGCGCGCATACCGTGTCCGGCAAGCCGCTGCTGTCGAATGACATGCATCTTCCCCACCGCGTTCCCGGTGTGTGGTATGAGCTCCAGCTGCACTCCGGCGACTTCAACATGGAAGGCTTCTCCCTTCCCGGCCTGCCGTTCATCAGCGTGGGCCACAACCAGCGCATCGCGTGGGGCTTTACCAATCTCAATCCTGACGTGCAGGACCTGTTCATCGAAAACTTTAATGCCGCGGGCGAGTATCAAACACCTACCGGATGGCAGAAACCCGAGATTGACCACCAGATCATCCACGTAAAGGGCCAGCCTGACGTTGGCTTTGATGTGGTGGTAACGCGCCACGGGCCGATTATCACGAGTCTGCTGCGCGGTGAGACGCGACAGATCGCTCTGGGCTGGCTGATCTACGATTCGCAGGCCATCAATGTGCCGCTGTTTGATCTTGATTCGGCGCAGAACTGGGAGCAGTTCCGCAAAGCGCTGTCCGTGTTCGCGACGCCGTCACAGAACGTGGTGTATGCCGACGTGGACGGCAACATCGGCTATCAGCCCATGGGCTTTGTGCCGCTGCGCGCCGCAGGCGATGGAACGGTGCCGGTCAATGGCGCTGACGGCAAGCATGACTGGATCGGTTACCTACCTTTCGACAAGTTGCCGAACCTGTACAATCCGCCTTCAGGAATCATCGCCACGGCCAACTCCAAGATCACGCCGGAGGGCTACCCGTTTCAACTGGCGACGCAGTGGTTCCCGCCGTATCGCGCCGAGCATATTTATCAACTGCTGAAGTCGGGCAAAAAGTTTTCGCCCGCTGACATGCTGGCCATCCAGACGGACGTCACGTCAGACTACGACCGCTTCTTTGCCGAGAAGTTTACTTACGCGATTGCGCACAGCTCCAAGGCCACGGAGCGCGCTAGGCAGGCCGCCAAAGAAATGGACGGCTGGGACGGCCGCATGCTGGCCGACTATGCTGCGCCAACCATCGAAGTGCGCGCCCGCCGCGCGCTGTGGGAGATGCTGCTGGAGCCCAAGCTGGGCAACGATGCCGAGAACTACGAATGGTCACAATCCGCTGTGGCCCTGGAAAACATTGTCCGCGAGCAACCCGCACGCTGGCTGCCTCCGGGCTACGCCAACTTTGATGACCTGCTCACCGCCGCGGTGGAGAAGGCGCTCAAAGATGCGCCCGCCGATCTGCACTCGTGGAAGTACGGCGACGTGTATCCGGTGGTGATCAGCCACCCGGTGTTCAGCGGCTTGCCCATACTGCACGGCCACGCTGGCATCGCCGGGCCGGGCATGAAGCCGCAATCCGGCGGGGGCTATACGATCAAACAGGTCGGCCGGGGCTTTGGACCATCGGAGCGGATGACCGTAGATTTTTCCAACCTGGACGCGTCCACTTTCAACATTGTGCTGGGCGAATCCGGCCAGCCGTTTAGTCCACACAATATGGACCACTGGGACGCCTGGTACAACAACAAGACTTTCACCTTGGCATTCACAGACGCGGCCGTGCAGTCGGCGAAGGAGCATGAGCTGAGGCTGGAGCCGGGGAGATAA
- a CDS encoding transcriptional repressor, with product MREAQEIFYKHLKRVGLKHTDQRDTILGTFLETRDHLSTDELFRLVRKKDSKIGFTTVYRTLKLLAECGLASMVPFPDGMTRYEHQFNRRSHHHMVCTECGASVEFFSPEVTRIEEEIGRKYHFDATRHNFQIYGVCEDCRKKSNRRPA from the coding sequence ATGCGCGAGGCGCAGGAGATTTTCTACAAACACCTGAAGCGCGTCGGCCTCAAGCACACCGACCAGCGTGACACCATCCTGGGCACCTTCCTGGAGACTCGGGACCATCTTTCCACCGACGAACTGTTCCGCCTGGTGCGCAAGAAGGACTCCAAGATCGGCTTCACCACCGTCTATCGCACGCTCAAACTGCTGGCCGAATGCGGACTGGCCAGCATGGTGCCGTTCCCTGACGGGATGACCCGCTACGAACACCAGTTCAACCGCCGCAGCCATCACCACATGGTGTGCACCGAGTGTGGCGCGTCAGTGGAGTTTTTCTCGCCGGAAGTCACGCGCATCGAAGAGGAGATCGGCCGCAAATACCACTTTGACGCCACCCGGCACAACTTCCAGATCTACGGCGTCTGCGAAGATTGCCGCAAGAAGTCCAACCGGCGCCCGGCTTAG
- a CDS encoding GNAT family N-acetyltransferase, giving the protein MKLKLASRYNVSVAILRPYQPQDFTRLLEIDQSCFVEGIAYTEEEIRYFLAMPGASALVAEDAEDAEGPGQILGFIIADRFRPRRTSPYMGRIITIDVLPQAQGSGVGALLMAGAEAQLKQGECDLVCLEVAVDNPRAIRFYKKHGYTVLKTLPRYYLDSIDGLLMVKKL; this is encoded by the coding sequence ATGAAGCTAAAGCTCGCCTCTCGTTACAATGTTTCCGTGGCCATTTTGCGCCCATACCAGCCGCAGGATTTCACCCGCCTTCTGGAAATTGACCAGTCCTGCTTCGTGGAAGGCATTGCCTACACGGAAGAAGAGATCCGTTATTTCCTGGCGATGCCCGGCGCCAGCGCCTTGGTAGCGGAAGACGCAGAAGACGCGGAAGGCCCAGGGCAGATTCTGGGATTCATCATCGCTGACCGCTTTCGCCCGCGACGCACCTCGCCCTACATGGGCCGCATCATCACCATTGACGTGTTACCGCAGGCGCAAGGCAGCGGCGTGGGAGCGCTACTGATGGCCGGGGCGGAAGCTCAATTGAAGCAAGGCGAATGTGATCTTGTTTGCCTTGAAGTCGCCGTGGACAACCCACGCGCCATCCGTTTCTACAAGAAACATGGATATACCGTCTTGAAGACCTTGCCGCGTTATTACCTGGATTCGATTGACGGTCTTTTGATGGTCAAGAAGTTGTAA
- a CDS encoding PAS domain S-box protein has translation MQQGKIQEAGDPRSGLREQAVSDSSDVALRKSEALFRALIENSSDAVALLDASLNVLYASPAADRLLGHSPGEIKQGFDLCHPQDHEKMAGMLKECVGNPGRAVHGVLRMRHKDGSWKCVEGTLTNLLDDPNVAGIVGYGRDITERVHAQEALRASEEKFKRAFGSSPDALTITTVAGGLYLEINEAFERLSGHTRADVIGKSAGQIGVWADPEDRVRILDELRKNGCVQSMETTFRRKDGTIFPAQMSAELIEMDGIQCMLAISRDVTALKQAEQDLRSSEEQYRSTIQQAPYGICRTVPEGRMTMVNSALVKLLGYTTAEEVLALNLARDVYRDPKDREQLMAMAHGRTPPDWPFSTVWKRKDGADINVQLAGRVILDERKQPREFEVFVEDVTKQQALESQLRMVQKMEAVGQLAGGVAHDFNNLVMIIGSRAAMILDAAGDQKHVVAQAEEIVRGTRRAAVLIKQLLAFSRKQVLQPSVVNLNLILAEMEKVLPRLIGENIEISITASPLIGKVKVDRGQFEQVVMNLAINARDAMPEGGKLVIETSAVELGEDFVSAHPNAQAGSYVLLAVKDSGAGMDQDTLARIFEPFFTTKGRGRGTGLGLAMVYGIVEQSGGFISVCSAPGQGTTFSIYLPVVAETSQVVQSEEVLPEPPGGTEAILVVEDEDALRTVCAGALRSRGYKVWEAANGAEALKICNAKPDAIQLLLTDVIMPGMSGAELSRQAKALHPNMRTIFMSGYSGTAVDSTTLQAPDAYLHKPFDMARLARQVRTTLDYRS, from the coding sequence GTGCAACAAGGAAAGATCCAAGAAGCGGGTGACCCACGGTCCGGCCTGCGTGAACAAGCCGTTAGTGATAGTTCAGATGTTGCTCTGCGAAAGAGCGAGGCCCTATTTCGCGCGCTGATCGAGAACAGCTCAGACGCTGTCGCATTGCTCGATGCCAGCTTGAATGTTCTTTACGCCTCGCCTGCAGCCGACCGGCTCCTCGGGCATTCTCCCGGCGAAATCAAGCAAGGTTTTGACTTATGTCACCCGCAGGACCATGAAAAAATGGCGGGCATGTTGAAGGAATGTGTAGGCAACCCAGGAAGGGCCGTTCATGGCGTCCTTCGCATGCGCCACAAAGACGGTTCCTGGAAATGCGTAGAAGGCACTCTGACCAACCTGCTGGATGATCCGAATGTAGCCGGCATTGTTGGTTACGGCCGCGATATCACAGAAAGAGTCCACGCCCAGGAAGCGTTGCGCGCCTCCGAAGAGAAATTCAAGCGTGCTTTTGGCTCCAGTCCCGACGCCTTGACCATCACAACTGTGGCCGGAGGGCTGTACCTGGAGATCAACGAAGCTTTCGAGCGGCTCAGCGGTCACACCCGCGCCGACGTGATTGGCAAATCAGCGGGGCAGATCGGTGTTTGGGCCGATCCTGAAGACCGTGTCCGTATTCTGGACGAATTGAGAAAGAACGGCTGTGTCCAGAGTATGGAAACCACCTTCCGCAGAAAAGACGGAACAATTTTCCCGGCCCAGATGTCGGCGGAGCTCATTGAAATGGACGGAATCCAGTGCATGCTCGCCATCTCGCGGGACGTCACTGCCCTTAAACAGGCCGAGCAGGACTTGCGGAGCTCCGAAGAGCAATATCGTTCGACGATTCAGCAGGCCCCGTATGGCATTTGTCGGACGGTCCCTGAAGGGCGCATGACCATGGTCAATTCTGCGCTGGTCAAGCTACTGGGCTACACCACGGCCGAGGAAGTCCTGGCGCTGAATCTGGCCAGGGACGTTTATCGCGACCCCAAAGACCGGGAGCAGTTGATGGCCATGGCCCACGGTCGTACCCCTCCGGATTGGCCGTTCTCGACCGTATGGAAACGAAAAGACGGGGCTGACATCAACGTCCAGCTGGCTGGACGGGTCATCCTGGACGAGCGCAAGCAGCCGCGTGAATTTGAAGTATTTGTGGAAGACGTGACCAAGCAGCAGGCCCTGGAAAGCCAACTCCGGATGGTGCAGAAGATGGAGGCCGTGGGCCAGCTTGCCGGGGGTGTCGCCCACGATTTCAACAACCTGGTGATGATCATAGGCAGCCGGGCCGCGATGATCCTGGACGCCGCGGGCGACCAGAAACATGTGGTAGCTCAGGCCGAAGAAATTGTCCGCGGCACGCGCCGCGCGGCGGTCCTGATCAAGCAGTTGCTGGCCTTTAGCCGCAAGCAGGTGCTGCAACCGAGCGTAGTGAACCTGAACCTGATCCTGGCAGAGATGGAGAAGGTTCTGCCCCGGCTCATCGGAGAGAACATTGAGATCAGTATCACAGCCTCACCCTTGATCGGTAAGGTCAAGGTGGACCGCGGCCAGTTTGAGCAAGTCGTGATGAATTTAGCCATCAATGCACGGGATGCCATGCCGGAAGGCGGCAAGCTGGTGATTGAAACCAGTGCCGTAGAGCTGGGAGAGGACTTTGTGTCCGCTCATCCTAACGCCCAGGCCGGAAGCTACGTGTTGCTTGCGGTCAAAGATAGCGGCGCTGGCATGGACCAGGACACCTTGGCGCGCATTTTTGAGCCGTTTTTCACCACGAAAGGGCGCGGCCGCGGCACTGGACTGGGGCTGGCCATGGTTTACGGCATTGTGGAGCAAAGCGGCGGGTTTATTTCTGTGTGCAGCGCTCCGGGCCAGGGAACCACCTTCAGTATTTATCTCCCCGTCGTGGCGGAAACCAGCCAGGTTGTCCAGTCCGAAGAGGTATTGCCGGAGCCGCCAGGCGGCACGGAGGCCATCCTGGTGGTGGAAGATGAAGATGCTCTGCGCACGGTGTGCGCCGGAGCTCTTCGCTCCAGGGGATACAAGGTTTGGGAGGCCGCCAACGGCGCCGAAGCCCTCAAGATCTGCAACGCGAAACCTGACGCCATTCAACTTCTGCTAACGGACGTGATCATGCCGGGCATGAGTGGCGCCGAACTGTCCCGACAGGCGAAAGCCTTGCACCCGAACATGCGCACCATTTTCATGTCCGGTTACAGTGGCACGGCCGTGGATTCAACTACACTCCAGGCCCCGGATGCTTATTTGCACAAACCTTTTGACATGGCCAGGCTGGCCCGGCAGGTCCGGACAACGCTGGACTACCGCTCCTGA
- a CDS encoding hydantoinase/oxoprolinase family protein, with product MASEKAHGALRIAIDSGGTFTDCVWLHDAGSSRGRVVLRVLKVFSTPADPSQAIASAVQTIAAESPQVTILHGTTVGTNTLLQRKGARVAFVTTAGFEDSVEIGRQNRPQLYNFFFEKDPPLAAADMRFGVDERTAADGKVLRYPKTETLMQLASRIRAQKAQSIALSLLFSFANPENERAVARELSGLGIPVSVSHQILPEFREYERASTVLVNAYLQPVMQRYLESLEQRLSEPGVARSEYTHRGQQAARRNPARIFVMQSSGGITALTTAAAQPVRTVLSGPAGGVVGASAVARRSGFERIITFDMGGTSTDVALVDGQPSTTNEADVAGVPVRVPVLDIHTVGAGGGSLARFDAGGALRVGPESAGADPGPICYGRGERPTVTDANLLLGRLPAGQFLCGDFQLDLPRTQKIVQHWLKDTGSRLSVEDFSAGVVRVVNANMEKAIRVVSIERGHDPRQFALVAFGGAGAMHACELAASLRIPKVVVPAHPGALSALGILISDVVKDHSRTVLLRVRELPARQLEQIFSELQRDVAAELSKEDWQGSAIYEQSVDVRYHGQGYEINLPFGDDLLHRFHAEHQRRYGHSDPAREMEIVTVRLRARVSSPEKLESMQIESGVGKLEQGTAAVWFAGKRIKTKIWPRNLLKPGRLYRGPAIITEYSATTVVPPEMAFHADKAGSVIIDVGSQAVRRSQK from the coding sequence ATGGCATCGGAAAAAGCGCATGGCGCGCTCAGAATCGCGATTGACAGCGGCGGAACCTTTACCGACTGTGTATGGCTGCACGATGCCGGCTCGTCGCGTGGACGCGTGGTGTTGCGCGTGCTGAAGGTTTTCTCCACGCCCGCCGATCCATCGCAAGCCATCGCCAGCGCGGTGCAGACCATCGCCGCGGAAAGTCCTCAGGTCACCATTCTGCACGGCACCACCGTGGGCACCAACACGTTGCTGCAGCGCAAAGGCGCGCGCGTGGCTTTTGTGACCACCGCGGGTTTTGAAGATTCAGTGGAGATCGGGCGGCAGAACCGTCCGCAGCTCTATAACTTTTTCTTTGAAAAGGACCCGCCACTGGCCGCCGCGGACATGCGTTTTGGCGTGGACGAACGCACCGCCGCCGACGGCAAAGTGCTGCGCTACCCAAAGACTGAAACCCTGATGCAATTGGCCAGTCGGATCAGGGCGCAGAAAGCGCAGTCCATCGCGTTGTCGCTGCTGTTTTCGTTTGCCAATCCGGAGAACGAACGAGCCGTGGCCCGCGAGCTGAGCGGGCTGGGAATACCGGTCTCCGTCTCGCACCAGATTCTGCCGGAGTTTCGCGAATACGAACGCGCCAGCACCGTACTGGTGAACGCTTATCTCCAGCCGGTGATGCAGCGTTACCTGGAGAGTCTGGAGCAGCGCCTGAGCGAACCCGGCGTGGCTCGCAGCGAGTACACGCACCGGGGCCAGCAGGCGGCGCGAAGAAATCCCGCGCGCATTTTCGTCATGCAATCCAGCGGCGGCATCACCGCCCTGACCACGGCGGCAGCGCAGCCCGTGCGGACGGTGCTCTCCGGACCTGCCGGAGGCGTGGTCGGTGCATCCGCCGTAGCGCGACGCAGCGGTTTCGAGCGCATCATCACCTTTGACATGGGCGGCACGTCCACCGACGTTGCGCTGGTGGACGGCCAGCCTTCCACCACCAATGAAGCTGACGTCGCCGGTGTGCCGGTGCGCGTCCCCGTGCTGGACATACACACCGTGGGCGCAGGCGGCGGCTCGCTGGCGCGCTTTGATGCTGGAGGAGCGCTGCGAGTAGGACCGGAATCCGCCGGCGCCGATCCCGGCCCCATCTGCTACGGACGAGGCGAGCGCCCCACCGTGACCGACGCCAATCTGCTTCTTGGCCGCTTGCCCGCCGGCCAATTCCTGTGCGGCGACTTCCAGCTCGATCTGCCGCGCACACAAAAGATTGTTCAGCACTGGCTCAAAGACACCGGCAGCCGGCTTTCTGTCGAAGACTTTTCCGCCGGCGTGGTGCGCGTGGTGAATGCCAACATGGAGAAAGCCATTCGCGTGGTGTCCATTGAGCGCGGCCACGATCCTCGCCAGTTCGCGCTGGTCGCTTTCGGCGGCGCCGGCGCCATGCACGCCTGCGAGCTCGCCGCATCGCTGCGTATTCCCAAAGTGGTTGTGCCGGCGCATCCCGGAGCCCTCTCCGCCTTGGGCATCTTGATCAGCGACGTGGTGAAAGACCATTCGCGGACGGTGCTGTTGCGCGTCCGCGAACTTCCCGCCCGCCAGTTGGAACAGATTTTCTCTGAGCTGCAGCGCGACGTGGCCGCCGAACTCAGCAAAGAAGACTGGCAGGGAAGCGCGATTTACGAGCAAAGCGTGGACGTGCGTTATCACGGACAAGGATACGAAATCAATCTCCCTTTCGGCGACGACCTGCTGCATCGCTTCCACGCCGAACACCAGCGCCGCTACGGCCACAGCGACCCGGCGCGCGAAATGGAGATCGTCACCGTGCGCCTGCGGGCGCGGGTAAGCTCTCCGGAGAAACTGGAGTCCATGCAGATCGAGTCCGGCGTGGGCAAGCTGGAGCAGGGAACGGCGGCGGTGTGGTTCGCGGGCAAGCGGATCAAAACAAAAATCTGGCCGCGAAATCTTCTCAAACCTGGCCGTCTCTACCGCGGCCCGGCGATCATCACCGAATACAGTGCAACGACCGTGGTGCCGCCGGAGATGGCGTTCCACGCGGACAAGGCGGGCAGTGTGATCATTGACGTTGGCTCCCAAGCCGTGCGCCGCAGCCAAAAGTAA
- the pheA gene encoding prephenate dehydratase — protein MKVAIQGERGAFSHQAALKLLPKAQVLACSRSIEVFDALDSGRAGAAVIPVENTLAGPVGEHLDLLLERDVFIHREVRLRIEHNLIAARGVKLKDIRQVLSHPVALDQCRNFFRRHNRISAVPFYDTAGAVKHVVAQELRDVAGIASRQAAKEYGGKILMSGLEDNKQNVTRFFLILKKRKVSADADTTSLVFSLKNVAGALFKALSVFALRDLDLSKIESRPVRGKPWEYCFFVDVTRGDDQPMRLALRHLEEIAGFVKVLGIYPRAR, from the coding sequence ATGAAAGTTGCCATCCAAGGCGAGCGCGGAGCATTCAGCCACCAGGCTGCGCTTAAGCTGCTCCCCAAAGCGCAGGTGCTGGCGTGCAGCCGGTCCATTGAAGTCTTTGATGCCCTCGATTCGGGACGCGCCGGCGCCGCTGTCATCCCCGTGGAGAATACTCTGGCCGGCCCGGTGGGCGAGCACCTTGATCTTCTGCTGGAGCGCGATGTGTTCATCCACCGCGAGGTGCGGCTACGGATTGAGCACAACCTGATCGCTGCGCGGGGCGTTAAGCTGAAAGACATTCGGCAGGTGCTTTCACATCCAGTGGCGCTGGACCAGTGCCGCAACTTTTTCCGTCGCCACAACCGAATTTCGGCCGTCCCGTTTTATGACACCGCGGGCGCCGTCAAGCACGTGGTCGCCCAGGAACTGCGCGACGTGGCGGGGATCGCCAGCCGCCAGGCCGCCAAAGAGTATGGCGGCAAGATCCTGATGTCCGGCCTGGAAGATAATAAACAGAACGTCACCCGCTTTTTCCTCATCCTAAAGAAGAGGAAAGTTTCTGCCGACGCGGATACCACGTCGCTGGTATTTTCCTTGAAAAACGTGGCTGGGGCGCTCTTCAAGGCATTGAGCGTATTTGCTTTACGCGATTTGGACTTGAGCAAGATTGAGTCGCGGCCGGTACGCGGAAAGCCCTGGGAGTACTGCTTTTTCGTGGACGTCACGCGTGGCGACGACCAGCCTATGCGGTTGGCCCTGCGCCATCTTGAAGAAATTGCAGGGTTTGTTAAGGTCCTGGGCATTTACCCGCGGGCCCGATGA